A region from the Kineothrix sp. IPX-CK genome encodes:
- the gatC gene encoding Asp-tRNA(Asn)/Glu-tRNA(Gln) amidotransferase subunit GatC, with the protein MTNIINDETIEYVGILAKLELSEEEKEQAKRDMGRMLDYIDKLSELDTSGVEPMSHVFSVQNVFREDVVTNGDMREEILKNAPGEKDGMFMVPPTFD; encoded by the coding sequence ATGACAAATATAATAAATGATGAAACAATTGAATATGTAGGCATTCTCGCCAAGCTTGAGCTTTCCGAAGAGGAGAAGGAGCAGGCCAAAAGGGATATGGGCAGAATGCTCGATTATATCGATAAGCTTAGCGAACTGGACACTTCCGGAGTGGAGCCGATGTCTCATGTCTTTTCCGTTCAGAATGTTTTTAGAGAAGATGTAGTGACGAACGGTGATATGAGGGAGGAAATCCTGAAAAACGCACCGGGGGAAAAGGATGGCATGTTTATGGTTCCCCCGACATTCGATTAG
- the aspS gene encoding aspartate--tRNA ligase, with the protein MMTKNIYRDITVKEIDESYIGKTVKAAGWVENIRDHGGVSFVDLRDMYGVLQVVIRTPELMKEITKEASISVEGLIEKRDEETYNPKLPTGTIELEARSIVILGKVYKQLPFEIMTSRETREDVRLKYRYLDLRNAKVKENIIFRSQVISFLREKMTEMGFLEIQTPILCASSPEGARDYIVPSRKYKGKFYALPQAPQQYKQLLMVSGFDKYFQIAPCFRDEDARADRSPGEFYQLDFEMSFAEQEDVFRVGEEILSAAFEKFAPEGFEVTKAPYPIISYKQAMLEFGTDKPDLRNPLRIMDMTEFFQECTFKPFIGKTVRAIKVHGEMTKGFHEKLLSFAVSLGMGGLGYLEVEEGLTYKGPIDKFIPEDKKMELLEKAGLAVGDTIFFIADKEERANYYAGQIRNELGIKLDLYEKDAYRFCYVNDFPMFERDPETKRIGFTHNPFSMPQGGLKALEEENPLDILAYQYDIVCNGIELSSGAVRNHDMQIMVKAFEIAGYDEETLKNKFGALYQAFQFGAPPHAGMAPGIDRMLMLLRGEENIREVIAFPMSGSAQDLMCGAPNDVTEKQLREVHIKVRD; encoded by the coding sequence ATGATGACTAAAAACATTTACAGAGACATCACAGTAAAAGAAATCGACGAATCCTACATCGGAAAAACAGTAAAAGCGGCGGGATGGGTAGAAAATATTCGGGATCACGGAGGAGTATCCTTTGTCGATTTGAGGGATATGTATGGAGTATTACAAGTAGTAATCCGGACTCCTGAGCTTATGAAAGAGATTACAAAGGAAGCTTCCATATCGGTGGAGGGTCTCATAGAAAAAAGAGATGAAGAAACATACAATCCCAAGCTACCTACCGGAACCATAGAGCTGGAAGCTAGGTCCATTGTCATTCTGGGCAAGGTATACAAACAGCTTCCTTTTGAAATAATGACTTCCAGGGAAACAAGAGAAGATGTCCGGCTGAAGTATCGTTATTTAGATCTTAGAAACGCCAAGGTAAAAGAGAACATTATTTTCCGATCCCAGGTCATCTCCTTTCTGCGGGAGAAAATGACGGAAATGGGATTTCTGGAGATACAGACTCCGATTTTATGCGCTTCCTCGCCGGAAGGAGCAAGGGACTATATCGTTCCCTCCAGAAAATATAAAGGAAAGTTTTATGCGCTTCCTCAGGCTCCTCAGCAGTATAAGCAGCTTTTGATGGTGTCGGGATTCGATAAATATTTTCAGATAGCGCCCTGCTTCCGCGATGAGGATGCCAGAGCAGACCGCTCGCCCGGCGAATTTTATCAGTTGGATTTTGAAATGAGCTTCGCCGAACAAGAAGATGTTTTTCGTGTAGGAGAAGAAATTCTGAGCGCTGCTTTTGAAAAATTTGCTCCGGAAGGTTTTGAGGTAACAAAGGCTCCTTATCCCATTATCAGCTATAAGCAGGCGATGCTTGAGTTTGGTACGGATAAACCGGATTTGCGCAATCCACTCAGAATCATGGATATGACAGAGTTCTTCCAGGAATGCACCTTTAAGCCATTTATTGGAAAAACAGTGCGGGCCATTAAGGTACACGGAGAGATGACTAAGGGCTTCCACGAAAAGCTGCTTAGTTTCGCAGTGTCTCTCGGTATGGGTGGCCTCGGATATCTGGAGGTGGAGGAAGGCCTGACCTATAAGGGGCCTATCGACAAATTCATTCCGGAAGATAAGAAGATGGAACTGCTGGAAAAAGCCGGTCTAGCCGTGGGAGATACTATTTTTTTCATAGCAGACAAAGAGGAGAGAGCTAATTATTATGCCGGACAAATTAGAAATGAACTGGGCATTAAACTCGATTTGTACGAAAAGGATGCGTATCGCTTCTGCTATGTGAATGATTTTCCGATGTTTGAGCGGGATCCTGAGACGAAACGGATTGGATTTACACACAATCCCTTCTCCATGCCGCAGGGCGGGTTGAAGGCGCTTGAGGAGGAGAATCCTCTGGATATATTGGCATATCAATATGATATCGTATGTAATGGCATCGAACTATCCTCGGGAGCGGTGAGAAATCACGATATGCAGATAATGGTAAAAGCTTTCGAAATTGCAGGATATGATGAAGAAACCTTGAAAAATAAATTTGGAGCGCTCTACCAGGCATTTCAGTTCGGTGCGCCTCCCCACGCAGGAATGGCGCCGGGGATCGACCGCATGCTTATGCTGCTTCGAGGCGAGGAGAATATCAGAGAGGTGATTGCTTTCCCTATGAGCGGCTCTGCGCAGGATTTAATGTGCGGTGCACCTAATGATGTGACGGAAAAGCAGCTTCGGGAAGTGCATATTAAAGTCAGAGACTAA
- a CDS encoding N-acetyltransferase family protein has protein sequence MMNENMMIRAAKPEDAARLLDIYAPYVDNTAITFEYEVPTVEEFRNRMAHTMEKYPYLLLQQGEEIMGYAYASAFKGRSAYDWAVETSIYVKEGTHGKGIGKKLYAVLEEILAAQHIINVNACIAYPNPESIAFHEKCGYKTVAHFTKCGYKLGKWYDMIWMEKMLGPHPEKPQTVLTASNVELLYNNTKI, from the coding sequence ATGATGAATGAAAATATGATGATTAGGGCGGCGAAGCCGGAAGACGCAGCACGGTTGCTGGACATATATGCGCCTTATGTGGACAATACAGCGATAACATTCGAATACGAAGTGCCGACTGTGGAAGAATTCAGGAATAGGATGGCTCATACTATGGAAAAATATCCTTATCTTTTGCTGCAGCAGGGAGAGGAAATCATGGGATATGCTTATGCGTCCGCATTTAAAGGGCGTTCTGCTTACGACTGGGCAGTGGAGACTTCCATTTATGTAAAAGAAGGAACACATGGGAAAGGCATTGGTAAGAAGCTGTATGCGGTGCTGGAGGAGATTCTTGCGGCTCAGCACATCATAAATGTCAATGCATGCATCGCTTATCCCAATCCTGAGAGCATTGCTTTTCACGAGAAATGCGGATATAAAACAGTGGCTCATTTTACGAAGTGCGGTTATAAACTGGGCAAGTGGTACGACATGATCTGGATGGAAAAGATGTTGGGCCCGCATCCTGAGAAGCCTCAGACTGTTTTAACGGCATCGAATGTTGAACTGTTATACAATAATACAAAAATTTGA
- a CDS encoding DUF5684 domain-containing protein codes for MNNELYYDQASYAAAMAFISAYLVVILVIAVITLVGMWKMFAKAGKPGWAAIVPIYNIYCLFDISFGNGWLFLLMLIPIVNIVVGIMMYFKLAKAFGQGVAFGFGLLFLNTIFVLILGFGKAQYVGPNNNN; via the coding sequence ATGAATAATGAATTGTATTATGATCAGGCATCCTACGCAGCAGCCATGGCTTTTATTTCAGCGTACCTTGTAGTTATCTTGGTAATCGCGGTTATAACACTGGTAGGAATGTGGAAAATGTTTGCAAAAGCAGGTAAGCCGGGTTGGGCTGCAATCGTTCCAATTTACAATATTTACTGCTTATTCGACATTTCTTTCGGCAACGGCTGGTTGTTCTTACTTATGCTTATTCCGATTGTTAACATCGTAGTAGGTATCATGATGTATTTCAAGCTGGCAAAAGCCTTTGGGCAGGGTGTTGCCTTCGGCTTCGGCTTATTGTTCTTAAACACCATTTTTGTATTGATTCTTGGCTTCGGCAAGGCTCAATATGTGGGACCGAATAATAATAACTAG
- a CDS encoding cyclase family protein — protein sequence MDIVMKIYDISQELFTSHVFPGDPVPSYERRLQIKNGDICNLTEFSMCAHNGTHLDAPYHFYDDGKRVDELDLSRCVGEATVTAMEGDITAGQIREVMEGAKSHKRLLIKGKATVTLETAEEMNRQGILLVGVESQTVGPEDGPAKVHYELLKKEVVLLEGLVLKDVPEGNYLLSAAPINLGGADGAPCRAILIKSE from the coding sequence ATGGATATAGTTATGAAGATTTATGATATTTCTCAGGAACTGTTCACAAGCCATGTGTTTCCGGGAGATCCCGTACCCTCCTATGAGAGGCGTTTACAGATTAAGAACGGCGACATCTGCAATTTGACCGAGTTTTCCATGTGCGCGCATAACGGTACTCATTTGGATGCACCGTATCATTTTTATGATGACGGTAAGAGAGTGGATGAACTGGACTTAAGCCGCTGCGTAGGAGAGGCCACAGTGACCGCTATGGAAGGGGATATAACTGCCGGACAGATACGCGAGGTAATGGAAGGCGCTAAAAGCCACAAGCGCCTGCTCATAAAGGGGAAAGCGACTGTAACCTTGGAAACGGCGGAGGAAATGAACCGTCAGGGAATCCTTCTCGTAGGAGTGGAATCCCAGACTGTGGGCCCTGAAGATGGACCTGCCAAAGTGCATTATGAGCTGTTAAAAAAAGAAGTGGTTCTGCTGGAAGGTTTAGTGTTAAAGGATGTGCCTGAGGGCAATTATTTGTTGAGCGCGGCCCCAATTAATCTGGGCGGTGCAGATGGAGCCCCCTGCCGTGCGATACTTATTAAGAGTGAATAG
- a CDS encoding LL-diaminopimelate aminotransferase, with the protein MFKINDNYLKLPGSYLFSTIGKKVNAYSQANPDKKIIRLGIGDVTQPLAPVIIEALHGAVEEMGNAETFKGYAPDLGYEFLRSAIADNDYKARGCDITADEIFISDGAKCDSGNIQEIFSLDNKIAVCDPVYPVYVDTNVMAGRTGVYDEKKETWSDVIYMPCLAENNFAPEIPKETPDLIYLCFPNNPTGSTITKAQLQEWVDYANRVGAVIIYDAAYEAYISEADVPHTIYECEGARTCAIELRSFSKNAGFTGVRLGCTVIPKDLKCGDVMLHSLWARRHGTKYNGAPYIVQRAGEAVYSREGKEQLKKQVAYYMNNAKYIMNGLKEAGYTVSGGVNAPYIWLKAPNGMTSWEFFDYLLENANVVGTPGSGFGPSGETYFRLTAFGSYENTVAAVDRIKAL; encoded by the coding sequence ATGTTTAAGATCAATGACAATTATTTAAAGTTGCCGGGGAGTTATCTTTTTTCTACAATAGGTAAGAAGGTGAATGCTTATTCACAGGCGAATCCGGATAAAAAGATCATACGTCTCGGTATCGGCGATGTGACCCAGCCTTTGGCGCCGGTCATCATCGAGGCGCTGCACGGGGCAGTGGAAGAGATGGGAAATGCAGAAACCTTTAAAGGCTATGCACCGGATCTGGGATATGAATTTTTGCGAAGCGCGATTGCAGATAACGATTATAAAGCGCGAGGTTGTGATATAACGGCAGATGAAATTTTCATTTCGGACGGAGCGAAATGCGACTCGGGAAATATTCAGGAAATCTTTAGCTTGGACAATAAAATCGCGGTATGCGACCCGGTATATCCGGTTTACGTGGATACTAACGTAATGGCTGGAAGAACAGGTGTTTACGATGAGAAAAAGGAGACGTGGAGCGATGTGATTTATATGCCATGTCTTGCAGAGAATAATTTCGCTCCTGAGATTCCAAAAGAGACACCGGATCTTATTTATCTCTGTTTCCCGAACAACCCTACCGGTTCCACCATCACGAAAGCACAGCTTCAGGAGTGGGTGGACTATGCGAACAGAGTAGGAGCGGTCATTATCTATGATGCGGCATATGAAGCTTATATCTCGGAAGCGGATGTGCCCCACACCATCTATGAATGCGAGGGTGCAAGGACTTGTGCCATCGAGCTTCGTTCTTTCTCCAAGAATGCCGGATTCACGGGTGTACGTCTGGGATGTACAGTGATCCCTAAGGATCTGAAATGTGGTGATGTGATGCTTCATTCTCTCTGGGCGAGACGTCACGGAACCAAATATAACGGAGCGCCTTATATCGTGCAGCGCGCGGGTGAGGCTGTTTATTCCAGAGAAGGCAAGGAGCAGCTTAAAAAGCAGGTCGCTTATTACATGAACAATGCGAAATACATTATGAACGGGTTAAAAGAGGCCGGCTATACGGTATCCGGTGGTGTGAATGCCCCTTATATCTGGCTTAAGGCTCCGAATGGAATGACCAGCTGGGAGTTTTTTGATTATCTTTTGGAAAACGCTAACGTGGTCGGGACGCCCGGATCAGGCTTCGGACCTAGCGGGGAGACGTATTTCAGACTGACTGCTTTCGGCAGCTATGAGAATACGGTTGCGGCGGTAGACCGGATCAAAGCGCTGTAG
- the dapF gene encoding diaminopimelate epimerase: protein MEFTKMHGCGNDYIYVNGFTEEVPARKKPELVRRLSDRHFGIGGDGVIFINRSSQADFEMEMYNADGSRAEMCGNGIRCVAKYVYDKSLTDKKSVSVVSSGKIKYLDLLIKNGVVDAVKVNMGSPILKATDIPVISENEEVISETIEVEGNVYEMTCVSMGNPHAVVFMEDVENLDIEKIGPYFENHVRFPKRVNTEFVKVIDRNTVQMRVWERGTGETLACGTGACATVVACILNGLTEEKVTVKLLGGELHIRWDQAENLVYMTGPAETVFEGEIKI from the coding sequence ATGGAATTTACGAAGATGCACGGATGTGGCAACGATTACATTTATGTGAATGGTTTTACGGAGGAAGTACCGGCAAGGAAAAAGCCTGAGCTGGTGAGAAGACTGAGCGACAGACACTTTGGAATAGGCGGAGACGGGGTTATTTTTATTAACCGTTCGTCGCAGGCGGATTTCGAAATGGAAATGTACAACGCAGATGGCTCCAGAGCGGAGATGTGCGGAAATGGCATTCGCTGTGTGGCGAAATATGTTTATGATAAAAGTCTGACCGATAAGAAGTCCGTCAGTGTTGTCAGTTCTGGAAAGATAAAATATTTGGATTTACTCATAAAGAACGGGGTAGTGGATGCTGTGAAAGTTAATATGGGAAGCCCTATACTCAAAGCGACTGACATACCTGTCATTTCGGAAAATGAGGAAGTAATTTCCGAAACGATAGAGGTAGAAGGCAATGTTTACGAAATGACATGTGTGTCGATGGGGAACCCCCATGCGGTCGTCTTTATGGAAGATGTGGAGAATCTGGATATAGAGAAAATCGGGCCTTATTTTGAGAACCACGTTCGTTTTCCCAAAAGAGTCAATACGGAATTCGTAAAGGTAATCGACAGGAATACGGTTCAGATGCGGGTATGGGAACGCGGGACGGGAGAAACGCTGGCCTGCGGTACAGGAGCCTGTGCCACGGTAGTGGCATGCATATTAAATGGTTTGACGGAGGAGAAAGTTACTGTTAAACTATTAGGTGGTGAACTGCATATACGATGGGACCAAGCAGAAAATCTCGTATATATGACAGGGCCTGCAGAAACTGTTTTCGAAGGTGAAATCAAGATATAA
- a CDS encoding ANTAR domain-containing protein yields the protein MTSIIVAFPKLEDAKNMKNLLVRNGFSVAAVCTTGSQAIGHADHLNSGIVICSYKLSDMIYSQLHEYLPPGFEMLLMASPHILAGCRNNDIVCLEMPLKIYDMVNTVDMMIQASERRRKHQKSRPKERDEKEEALIGEAKQVLMHRNNMTEEEAHRYIQKCSMDSSTNMTETAQMILFMNE from the coding sequence ATGACAAGCATTATCGTTGCGTTTCCTAAGCTGGAAGATGCGAAGAACATGAAGAATCTTCTGGTAAGAAACGGATTCTCCGTTGCAGCGGTCTGTACCACCGGTTCGCAGGCAATCGGTCATGCAGACCATCTGAACAGCGGTATTGTTATATGCAGCTACAAGTTGTCAGATATGATTTACTCACAGCTGCACGAATATCTTCCTCCCGGATTTGAAATGCTTCTGATGGCGTCTCCCCATATACTCGCTGGCTGTCGCAACAACGATATTGTTTGCCTGGAGATGCCGCTTAAGATTTATGATATGGTAAATACGGTAGATATGATGATACAAGCGTCGGAGAGACGCCGCAAGCATCAGAAATCCAGGCCGAAGGAGCGGGATGAAAAAGAGGAAGCCCTGATCGGGGAAGCGAAACAGGTTCTCATGCACCGTAATAATATGACGGAGGAAGAGGCTCACAGGTATATACAGAAGTGCAGTATGGACAGCAGCACGAATATGACGGAAACGGCACAGATGATTTTATTCATGAATGAGTGA
- the glnA gene encoding type I glutamate--ammonia ligase produces the protein MKNYTKEDIIKLVEDEDVEFIRLQFTDMFGNMKNVAITASQLEKALDNKCMFDGSSIEGFVRIEESDMYLYPDYNTFQIFPWRPQQGKVARLICDVYRPNGEPFEGDPRYILKRAVKEAEKLGYRFEVGPECEFFLFHTDENGLPTTLTHEQAGYFDLGPVDFGENARRDMVLTLEEMNFVIEASHHEVAPAQHEIDFKYDEAMKTADNIMTFKLAVKTIAKRHGLHATFMPKPKHGINGSGMHINMSLSKNGKNIFADASDDFGLSKEAYYFIGGIMKHMKGMAAITNPLINSYKRLVPGYEAPVYIAWSATNRSPLIRIPASRGEGTRVELRCPDPSANPYLALAVCLRAGLDGIQNKIMPPESVSRNIFAMSEEEREMEKIEAIPGTLIEAVHELEKDEFIQEVLGEHIYEKYIKAKKAEWAEYSSQVTDWEIEAYLNKY, from the coding sequence ATGAAAAATTACACGAAGGAAGATATTATAAAATTGGTAGAAGATGAAGATGTGGAATTCATCCGCCTGCAATTCACCGATATGTTTGGCAATATGAAGAATGTGGCAATTACAGCGAGCCAGTTGGAAAAAGCATTGGATAATAAATGTATGTTTGACGGTTCCTCTATTGAGGGTTTTGTACGTATTGAGGAATCGGATATGTACTTGTACCCCGATTACAATACTTTTCAGATATTTCCGTGGAGACCTCAGCAAGGAAAGGTTGCAAGGCTTATCTGCGATGTATACCGTCCGAATGGAGAGCCCTTTGAAGGCGATCCGCGGTATATATTGAAGCGCGCGGTAAAAGAAGCTGAGAAGCTGGGCTACCGTTTTGAAGTTGGACCGGAGTGCGAATTCTTCCTTTTCCATACGGATGAAAATGGGCTTCCCACTACGCTTACTCACGAGCAGGCAGGTTATTTCGATTTGGGACCGGTGGATTTCGGGGAAAATGCCAGAAGAGATATGGTTCTTACTTTAGAGGAGATGAATTTTGTCATCGAAGCCTCTCATCACGAGGTGGCTCCGGCACAGCATGAAATTGATTTCAAATATGACGAAGCTATGAAAACGGCGGATAATATTATGACCTTCAAGCTGGCGGTAAAGACGATCGCAAAACGCCATGGTCTTCATGCAACGTTCATGCCAAAGCCCAAGCATGGAATAAACGGCTCCGGCATGCACATTAATATGTCCTTGTCCAAGAACGGCAAAAATATTTTTGCGGATGCCTCCGATGATTTCGGTCTGAGTAAGGAAGCATATTATTTTATCGGTGGAATTATGAAGCACATGAAAGGGATGGCGGCGATTACCAATCCCCTTATAAATTCCTATAAGAGACTTGTTCCCGGTTACGAAGCGCCGGTATATATTGCGTGGAGCGCTACGAATAGGAGCCCTCTCATCCGTATTCCTGCCTCTAGAGGGGAAGGTACTCGGGTGGAGCTTCGGTGTCCGGACCCTTCGGCAAATCCCTATCTGGCGCTGGCAGTATGTCTGCGCGCAGGGCTTGACGGCATTCAGAACAAGATAATGCCGCCTGAGAGTGTAAGCCGCAATATCTTCGCCATGTCTGAAGAGGAGAGAGAAATGGAGAAAATTGAAGCGATTCCGGGAACTTTGATCGAGGCGGTACATGAGCTGGAAAAGGATGAGTTCATCCAAGAGGTTCTGGGTGAGCATATCTATGAAAAGTATATTAAGGCGAAGAAAGCAGAGTGGGCGGAATACAGTTCGCAGGTTACCGATTGGGAAATAGAAGCTTATCTGAATAAATATTAA
- a CDS encoding NAD(+) synthase: MKHGFIKAAAATPRIKVADPAYNTKQICVMMDEAVKSGAKIIVFPELCITGYTCGDLFMQELLLQEAKAQLMTLADHTADKDALVFVGLPLVRDNKLYNVAAALHRGNVIGLIPKANIPTYAEYYEGRHFAPGNEEAVPFILQSEKGEKTVPFGTDILFDGVAIEGLLIGCEICEDLWVPGAPAAEHVMAGATIIVNLSASNETVGKGEYRTMLVKSASARMISGYIYSSAGEGESTQDIVFGGHNLIAENGTLLAESKRFKNGIIYADIDIHRIVNERRRMSTYTPESSRKHTIIPAKFEKEEISLTRSFDSAPFVPSDKAQRDTRCEEILSIQSYGLKKRYEHTGCQKAVVGVSGGLDSTLALLVTVRTFDMLSFDRKNILAVTMPCFGTTDRTYDNACKLAKALGAVLEEINIREAVTLHFRDIGQDMNNHDVTYENGQARERTQVLMDIANRENALVIGTGDMSELALGWATYNGDHMSMYGVNAGVPKTLVRHLVQYYADTCGDEGLKRILLDVLDTPVSPELLPPVDGIISQKTEDLVGPYELHDFFLYYMLRCGFEPEKIYRIAKESFAGQYDKGTILKWLKVFYRRFFAQQFKRSCLPDGPKVGSVAVSPRGDLRMPSDASAKLWLERLEKMD, encoded by the coding sequence ATGAAGCACGGTTTTATTAAGGCGGCAGCAGCTACGCCGCGGATTAAAGTGGCCGATCCCGCATACAATACTAAGCAGATTTGTGTGATGATGGATGAAGCAGTAAAGAGCGGAGCGAAGATCATTGTATTCCCGGAGCTTTGTATTACGGGTTATACGTGCGGAGACTTATTTATGCAGGAGCTTCTCTTACAGGAAGCAAAGGCTCAGCTTATGACTCTTGCTGACCATACGGCGGATAAGGATGCCCTTGTTTTTGTGGGACTGCCTTTAGTTAGAGACAATAAGCTGTATAATGTGGCGGCAGCGTTGCACCGTGGGAATGTAATAGGGCTGATTCCGAAGGCGAATATTCCTACTTATGCGGAATATTACGAGGGAAGGCATTTTGCACCCGGAAATGAAGAGGCGGTTCCCTTCATTCTGCAAAGCGAAAAAGGGGAAAAAACAGTTCCCTTCGGCACGGATATCTTATTCGATGGGGTCGCTATCGAGGGACTTTTGATTGGCTGTGAAATCTGTGAGGATCTGTGGGTCCCTGGGGCTCCGGCAGCTGAACATGTTATGGCGGGGGCAACTATTATCGTGAATCTGTCCGCATCCAATGAGACAGTAGGTAAAGGGGAATACCGGACGATGCTGGTGAAGTCTGCCAGTGCGAGAATGATTTCGGGTTATATCTATTCCAGCGCAGGTGAAGGAGAATCCACGCAGGATATAGTATTCGGCGGACATAATCTGATTGCGGAGAATGGGACTCTTCTGGCGGAGTCGAAGCGTTTTAAGAACGGAATTATTTACGCCGATATCGATATACACAGAATAGTTAACGAGAGGCGGAGGATGAGTACGTATACTCCGGAGAGCAGCAGAAAACATACGATAATTCCCGCAAAGTTTGAGAAGGAGGAGATTTCCCTGACTCGTTCCTTTGACAGCGCGCCCTTCGTTCCAAGCGATAAGGCACAGAGGGATACAAGATGTGAGGAAATTCTGTCCATTCAGTCTTACGGACTGAAAAAACGTTATGAGCACACGGGCTGCCAGAAAGCGGTAGTGGGGGTCTCGGGCGGATTAGATTCCACTCTTGCACTTCTCGTCACGGTGCGTACCTTCGATATGCTGTCATTTGACAGAAAGAATATTCTGGCGGTAACGATGCCTTGTTTCGGAACCACGGACAGAACATATGACAATGCGTGCAAGCTGGCAAAGGCTCTTGGAGCTGTTTTGGAAGAGATAAATATAAGGGAGGCTGTGACCTTGCATTTCAGGGACATCGGGCAGGATATGAATAACCATGATGTGACCTACGAGAACGGTCAGGCCAGGGAACGCACACAGGTACTTATGGATATCGCTAACAGAGAGAATGCTCTTGTCATCGGTACCGGAGATATGTCGGAGCTGGCGCTTGGATGGGCCACATATAATGGAGACCACATGTCCATGTATGGAGTGAACGCAGGAGTACCTAAGACTCTTGTCAGACATCTGGTGCAATATTATGCAGATACGTGCGGAGACGAAGGTTTGAAGAGAATATTACTGGATGTCCTTGACACTCCGGTCAGCCCGGAGCTGCTGCCGCCGGTGGACGGTATTATTTCCCAGAAGACAGAGGATTTGGTCGGACCTTATGAGCTTCACGATTTCTTCTTATATTACATGCTGCGATGCGGATTTGAGCCGGAGAAGATATATAGGATCGCGAAGGAGTCCTTTGCAGGACAGTATGATAAAGGGACAATTTTAAAATGGCTAAAGGTTTTCTACAGGCGGTTCTTTGCGCAGCAGTTCAAACGTTCCTGCCTGCCGGACGGGCCGAAGGTGGGAAGCGTTGCCGTGTCGCCGAGGGGTGATCTGCGCATGCCGTCTGACGCAAGTGCAAAATTGTGGCTCGAGCGATTGGAAAAAATGGACTAG
- the hslO gene encoding Hsp33 family molecular chaperone HslO: protein MSDYMVRATAADAQIRAFAATTRELVEEMRQIHNTSPVVTAALGRLLTGSVMMGSMLKNEDDLLTIQVKGDGPLQGMTVTADGEGNVKGYANEPQVILPANAVGKLDVGGAVGKGYLSVIKDMGLKEPYIGQTALQTGEIADDLTYYFVTSEQVPSSVGLGVLMEKDNTVKQAGGFILQLMPFASEEVIRILEDNLSKFSSVTAALDAGNTPEQMLQMLLADLDVQVTDTMEVRYSCDCSKERVHRAIVSIGREDIQEMIEEGKEVEVNCHFCNKTYSFSVDELKKMLD from the coding sequence ATGAGTGACTATATGGTAAGAGCGACGGCAGCGGATGCGCAGATACGCGCCTTTGCGGCAACTACGAGAGAACTCGTGGAGGAAATGAGACAAATACATAACACTAGCCCGGTGGTGACGGCAGCTCTGGGACGGCTTCTAACGGGAAGCGTGATGATGGGAAGTATGCTAAAGAACGAAGATGATCTGCTGACGATTCAGGTAAAAGGAGACGGTCCATTACAGGGGATGACGGTGACGGCCGACGGGGAAGGAAACGTGAAGGGCTATGCTAATGAACCACAGGTCATCCTGCCCGCCAATGCAGTGGGAAAGCTGGATGTAGGCGGCGCGGTAGGAAAGGGCTATCTGAGCGTGATCAAGGATATGGGCCTGAAAGAGCCCTATATCGGTCAGACGGCACTGCAAACAGGCGAGATTGCGGACGATTTGACCTATTATTTCGTTACTTCCGAGCAGGTGCCTTCTTCCGTAGGACTCGGAGTTTTGATGGAAAAGGACAATACGGTAAAGCAGGCGGGAGGATTTATCCTGCAGCTGATGCCCTTCGCTTCCGAGGAAGTGATCCGCATATTGGAGGATAATCTATCGAAATTCAGCTCGGTTACTGCAGCCCTGGATGCCGGAAATACGCCGGAGCAAATGCTCCAAATGCTGTTAGCTGACTTGGATGTTCAGGTGACGGATACTATGGAGGTCAGATATTCCTGTGATTGTTCTAAGGAGAGAGTGCATCGTGCGATAGTGAGTATTGGGAGAGAAGACATTCAGGAAATGATTGAAGAGGGAAAAGAAGTAGAAGTGAATTGCCATTTCTGCAATAAGACATATTCGTTCTCGGTGGACGAGCTGAAGAAGATGCTCGATTAA